The following proteins come from a genomic window of Gossypium raimondii isolate GPD5lz chromosome 5, ASM2569854v1, whole genome shotgun sequence:
- the LOC105768294 gene encoding transcription factor bHLH123 isoform X1 has product MADEFNPGPNWWDRTAAPSSSSSSSSSSSVLNNSLGTFGGWNPELADIKARSPMDSISSSSSSSVSAPDLHMMGLGLSSQAMDWNQAFMRGDHKSETSFKSMLEEHNLNASNPNYHQEMMGFKHQSSSQFSPCSSDSTIINNMDSTSLYGSPSTILQGLLGTENQTYENRSINYQYGMNNNDPLLPNSWSKVPQFLKNSPQKNGQLHFSNNAPFWNPSAAATSPMVDHRPPGFFPSFPTPNFDEKPKQNNISEVKKNGNETSSKRPRNEIPSLPAFKVRKEKMGDRISALQQLVSPFGKTDTASVLSQVIEYIKFLHEQINVLSTPYKKTGATTQQQQQTCEKSKDFEGFKHDLRSRGLCLVPVSSTFPMTHESTVDFWTPTFGGTFR; this is encoded by the exons ATGGCAGATGAATTCAATCCAGGACCAAACTGGTGGGATAGAACAGCTgcaccttcttcttcttcttcttcttcttcctcatctTCTGTTCTAAACAATAGCTTAGGAACCTTTGGTGGTTGGAACCCAGAACTGGCTGATATCAAAGCAAGATCTCCCATGGATTCcatctcatcatcatcatcatcttcagtTTCAGCTCCTGATTTACATATGATGGGACTTGGACTTTCTTCTCAAGCCATGGATTGGAACCAAGCTTTTAT GCGTGGGGATCATAAAAGTGAGACTAGTTTCAAATCCATGCTTGAAGAACATAATTTAAATGCTTCAAATCCAAATTATCACCAAGAAATGATGGGGTTTAAGCATCAATCATcatcacaatttagtccttgttcAAGTGATAGCACTATTATCAACAACATGGATTCAACATCTTTATATGGAAGTCCTTCAACCATTTTACAAGGATTATTAGGGACTGAAAATCAAACCTACGAGAATCGTTCAATCAATTACCAATATGGGATGAACAACAACGATCCATTGTTGCCAAATTCATGGTCTAAAGTCCCTCAATTCTTGAAAAATTCACCACaaaaaaatggtcaattacATTTCTCAAACAATGCTCCTTTTTGGAATCCATCAGCAGCAGCAACATCTCCCATGGTTGATCATAGGCCACCAGGGTTTTTCCCATCATTTCCAACAccaaattttgatgaaaaaccaaag CAGAATAATATATCTGaagtaaagaaaaatggaaacGAAACATCATCTAAAAGGCCTCGAAATGAAATCCCATCTTTGCCAGCTTTTAAG GTGAGAAAAGAGAAGATGGGAGATAGAATCAGTGCACTCCAACAGTTGGTTTCACCTTTTGGAAAA ACTGATACAGCATCGGTGTTGTCTCAAGTCATTGAATACATTAAATTTCTCCATGaacaaatcaat GTTTTAAGTACCCCGTACAAGAAAACTGGAGCTACCactcaacaacaacaacag ACTTGTGAGAAGTCCAAGGACTTTGAAGGATTTAAGCATGATCTAAGAAGTCGTGGACTATGCCTTGTACCGGTCTCGAGCACGTTCCCGATGACACATGAGTCGACAGTTGATTTTTGGACACCAACATTTGGAGGAACATTTAGGTAG
- the LOC105768295 gene encoding probable NAD(P)H dehydrogenase (quinone) FQR1-like 1, with translation MATKVYIVYYSMYGHVEKLAEEIQKGAASVEGVEAKLWQVPETLSEEILGKMSAPPKSDVPVITPNDLAEADGFVFGFPTRFGMMSAQFKAFLDATGGLWRTQQLAGKPAGIFYSTGSQGGGQETTALTAITQLVHHGMIFVPIGYTFGAGMFEMEQVKGGSPYGAGTYAGDGSRMPSELELAQAFHQGKYIGGITKKLKAAA, from the exons ATACTATTCCATGTACGGACACGTAGAAAAACTTGCAGAGGAGATACAGAAAGGGGCCGCATCTGTTGAAGGTGTTGAAGCCAAATTATGGCAG GTCCCTGAGACTCTATCGGAAGAAATTCTCGGAAAGATGAGTGCACCACCAAAAAGTGATGTACCGGTTATTACACCGAACGATCTTGCTGAGGCTGATGGGTTTGTTTTTGGTTTCCCGACAAGATTCGGAATGATGTCCGCACAATTCAAAGCTTTTCTGGATGCAACCGGAGGTCTATGGAGAACTCAGCAACTTGCAGGAAAACCTGCTGGGATCTTCTATAGCACCGGATCACAGGGCGGTGGACAAGAGACTACAGC GTTGACTGCAATCACTCAACTGGTTCACCATGGGATGATATTTGTTCCCATCGGATACACCTTCGGTGCTGGCATGTTTGAGATGGAGCAAGTGAAAGGTGGAAGTCCATATGGTGCCGGAACATATGCCGGGGACGGATCAAGAATGCCATCGGAACTTGAGTTGGCACAAGCTTTCCACCAAGGTAAGTACATAGGTGGCATCACAAAGAAACTCAAGGCAGCTGCCTGA
- the LOC105768294 gene encoding transcription factor bHLH123 isoform X2 has product MADEFNPGPNWWDRTAAPSSSSSSSSSSSVLNNSLGTFGGWNPELADIKARSPMDSISSSSSSSVSAPDLHMMGLGLSSQAMDWNQAFMRGDHKSETSFKSMLEEHNLNASNPNYHQEMMGFKHQSSSQFSPCSSDSTIINNMDSTSLYGSPSTILQGLLGTENQTYENRSINYQYGMNNNDPLLPNSWSKVPQFLKNSPQKNGQLHFSNNAPFWNPSAAATSPMVDHRPPGFFPSFPTPNFDEKPKNNISEVKKNGNETSSKRPRNEIPSLPAFKVRKEKMGDRISALQQLVSPFGKTDTASVLSQVIEYIKFLHEQINVLSTPYKKTGATTQQQQQTCEKSKDFEGFKHDLRSRGLCLVPVSSTFPMTHESTVDFWTPTFGGTFR; this is encoded by the exons ATGGCAGATGAATTCAATCCAGGACCAAACTGGTGGGATAGAACAGCTgcaccttcttcttcttcttcttcttcttcctcatctTCTGTTCTAAACAATAGCTTAGGAACCTTTGGTGGTTGGAACCCAGAACTGGCTGATATCAAAGCAAGATCTCCCATGGATTCcatctcatcatcatcatcatcttcagtTTCAGCTCCTGATTTACATATGATGGGACTTGGACTTTCTTCTCAAGCCATGGATTGGAACCAAGCTTTTAT GCGTGGGGATCATAAAAGTGAGACTAGTTTCAAATCCATGCTTGAAGAACATAATTTAAATGCTTCAAATCCAAATTATCACCAAGAAATGATGGGGTTTAAGCATCAATCATcatcacaatttagtccttgttcAAGTGATAGCACTATTATCAACAACATGGATTCAACATCTTTATATGGAAGTCCTTCAACCATTTTACAAGGATTATTAGGGACTGAAAATCAAACCTACGAGAATCGTTCAATCAATTACCAATATGGGATGAACAACAACGATCCATTGTTGCCAAATTCATGGTCTAAAGTCCCTCAATTCTTGAAAAATTCACCACaaaaaaatggtcaattacATTTCTCAAACAATGCTCCTTTTTGGAATCCATCAGCAGCAGCAACATCTCCCATGGTTGATCATAGGCCACCAGGGTTTTTCCCATCATTTCCAACAccaaattttgatgaaaaaccaaag AATAATATATCTGaagtaaagaaaaatggaaacGAAACATCATCTAAAAGGCCTCGAAATGAAATCCCATCTTTGCCAGCTTTTAAG GTGAGAAAAGAGAAGATGGGAGATAGAATCAGTGCACTCCAACAGTTGGTTTCACCTTTTGGAAAA ACTGATACAGCATCGGTGTTGTCTCAAGTCATTGAATACATTAAATTTCTCCATGaacaaatcaat GTTTTAAGTACCCCGTACAAGAAAACTGGAGCTACCactcaacaacaacaacag ACTTGTGAGAAGTCCAAGGACTTTGAAGGATTTAAGCATGATCTAAGAAGTCGTGGACTATGCCTTGTACCGGTCTCGAGCACGTTCCCGATGACACATGAGTCGACAGTTGATTTTTGGACACCAACATTTGGAGGAACATTTAGGTAG